In Candidatus Eremiobacteraceae bacterium, the sequence ATCGCGATCAGCAGACCGTTGAGTATCGAGAACATCGTCCACAGATGGAAATATTCCACGAGTTGACGCAGCACGACCAGCAACGCGATGCCCTGCAATATCTGCACGGCGCGCGTTCCTCGTATCAAGAGCAGCACGATGTAGACGATATACGAAGTGAGCGCTATGTCGACGAGGTCGCTCCAGCTCGGAGCGATGTGCGGGAGGGTCATGACCCGCTACCGCGACCGCTGCTGCATCGATGCGAGATGTGTCTCGAGCACTTGTCCTCGTTGAGCGTTCAATCCGATGTTCGCATTCAGAACGCCGAGCAACGCGTCCAGCGGCACGTGCGAGAGCAGCGCCGCGGCGCCGAGCCGTCCGCCGTAGCGGCGCGCCTCGATGTCGAGCACCGCTAATGCGCGATGCAAGGGGGCGCGTTTGAGGTCGCCATATTCGAGCACGACCACCGATGTGCCGTCGGCTTCCGATGCTGCGGCATACGCGCCGACGTCGCTGAATCCGCTGTCCGCGCCGCCGACCGCCGCGCACATGCGCACGAGCGCTTCGTCGGGAACGGCCTCCAATCGCGCCTTGAGGATCACGGTCGGCGCACCGACCTCGATCGCGACGCCTCGGCATTCCGAGCCGCCGAAGGGCAATGTCGGACCTGATTGGCCAACGCTCAGGCCCTTGCGGCCCCAGGGCATTGGGCGCGCGAACGCCCACGCGGCGGCGGGAACGCGTCGATGGGCCACGTAGACCGGCGCCGCAAATGCGCCGTGTGCCGCCACGGCGATGGACCGCAGCGTTTCTTCATCCGGCAAATCGGTCTGATCGGCCGCCATCAATTCAATGCGATACGCGCGTCCGGCGGCATGCACGCCGGCTGCGCACGAGGCCACGATCTCCATCGCCGCGATAAGTCGATCCATCGATAGCACGCACGTGATCGCCGAGCAATTGAGATCGGCGTCGTTCTGATTGTGCACGACCGTCCCGCAACTCACCAGCGCGCGCGCACATTCGGCCAGCGTATGCGGCGCAAGTGCGGGATTCACGACTGCGCGCAGGAAGACGTTCGTCAAGACGAAGCTTTTGTTCCGCGTTTGACGCTAATCTCCCCCGAAAGATGCGCGCCGCCTTGCTTCGAGGCGTGTAAATATGGTATGATTTCGTGGATTTTTGCCAACGCGATTAAGGAGCATTTGGTGCCGAATATCAAAGCTGCGATCAAGTGGACCCGCGCGTCCGAGAAGCGCCGCAAACGCAATCTGTCGGCGAAGACAAAATTGAAGACTCTCGTCAAAAAGGCCGGCGCGGAAACCGCCGACGCCGAAACCGTGAAGACCGCGTCCTCCGCGCTCGATAAAGCCGCGGCGCGCGGCATCATCCATAAGAACAAAGCCGCGCGGCAGAAGTCGCGCATGGCGAAGAAAACGACAAAGAAAGCCTGACCGTTGACAAAAGCGGCAGGCATAGCCGCAGCTTGGCTGATCGCATTGGCCGCGGCGACGACTTGCTCGTTCGGCGGGACCGCTGCCGCAAGCGCTCCCCTGCCCACACCAGCACCTTCAGCTTCTTCTTCGCCTTCAGCGCTGCCCGGCGGCCGTGCCACGACAAATCCGTTCCCGAGTCCGTCTCCGCTTGAAAGCGCTTCCCCGGGCATCAATGGCTACGGTGCCATCGTCTTTGACGTCGCAAACGGCTCGGGCGGAAACTATGTGCCGGCCAAAAGTACCGCGCCGCCGCTCGCGTTTCCGTCAACCGGCGGCCGCGGATTCACCATCGATGTCACCGGCAAGCTTTCGCGAGCCTTCGCCGCGTCGTTGCGGCTTCAAGACGATTCATTCCATGGCGGCGACAAACCAAACGTCACGACCACCGAAGGCGCGCTGCTTTACGATCCGCGCGGCGCACGCGGCGCGATAGGCCTCGGAATCATCTCGTTGCAGCGCTTCAACGGCATCTCATCCGCGACCGGATCAGGAATCGGCGGGCTCTTCATGCCCGACACGACTCAACATCTCAGCGCGTACGGCAAGCTCTTCTTCTACCCGTCGCTTTCGTTTCCGGAGATCGGCGTATCGCCGCCCACCAAACCCGCAGTGCGCGGATCGCTGTTCACCTACCAAATGGGCGTGGCGGTGGCTCCAAACGGCAGCGGCGGACTCTTCATCTCGATCGGGCTCGGCGGCCATTCCGGCGGCCCTAGCTCCTATTCGCCGCAGTCCGTCACCGCGTTGCAGCTCGGAATCGGGTCGACTTTCTAGCTTAGTCCATCCCGTAGGAGGGCAAGCATCGCTTGCCCATTGGGTGAGCGTTGCTCACCCTCCTACGAAAACGGGGCAAGCGATGCTTGCCCTAGTACGGATGCCCCCGCAAAGTTCTCCTGTTTCAGCGCGGGTCGACGGTCACGGTTACGCGCACGTCGCCTTGCGGCCGCGCATCGTGTGCCGCGTGCGCCGCATCCAACAGTCGCTCCTCGCTCGCCGACTTCAGCGCGATCCGCAGACGGTATTCGCCGCGGGCCTTCGGCAGCGGATCGGGCGCCGGCCCCAATACTTGGACGCCGGGAAAATCCGAAACGAGCGCACCGGCGAGATGTGCGGCCGCTTTCTCAGCCGCCGCCGCATCGACACCGGCGACGCCGATATACGCGAGCCTGCCGAACGGCGGATACGAGAGCTCGCGCCGCAGCGCTAGTTCTTGTTTCGCGAACGCGTCGTAGTCGTGACGAGCCGCGTGCGTCACCGCGTAGTGTTCGGGAGAATACGTCTGCACGATCACGCTGCTGCCGGGCGACACCCGGCCGGCCCGGCCGGCTACCTGCGTCAACAACGCAAATGTGCGCTCGGCCGCGCGGAAATCCGGGCGATGAAGATCGACATCGGCCGAGATCACTCCTACCACGGTCACCGTCGGAAAATCCAAACCCTTCGCGATCATCTGCGTGCCGATGAGGATATCGCCGTCATCGCCAAACGAATGCAGCAATCGGCCGTGCGCGCCGCGCGTGCCTGTCGTGTCGGCGTCCATACGCACGACGCGTGCAGCCGGAAAAAGCGCCCGCACTTCTTCCTCTACCCGCTGTGTGCCGTAACCGAACGGCCGCAATTCGTGAGCAAGACATTTCGGGCAATCTTCTGGAACCCGATAGGCGGCGCCGCACACGTGGCAGCGCAAGGATCCGTCGGCGCTGTGCACGACCAGGGAGATCGCGCAGCGTCTGCAACGGGGCGCGAAACCGCACGCGCGGCAGAGCAGCAAACCGGCGTAGCCGCGCCGGTTTACGAATAGAAGCGCCTTCTCGCCGCGGCGCAATGCCGCGTCCACGGCGGCGACCAACGTCGGTCCGAGCGGCCGCCGCGCGCGCTCGCCGCGTTCGGCCGTCATGTCCACAATCTCAACCGGAGGCAGCGGTGCGCTTGTCGCGCGCTCCGCAAGCCTCACGTGCAAGATGGAACCCTCAAGCGCCTCGTTGTAGATCTCTAAGCTTGGCGTGGCGCTGCCGAACACCACCGTGCCGCCGGCCACGAGCATGCGCCTGCGCGCGACGGCTTGCGCGTCGTAACGCGGCGCGACATCCTGCTTGTACGATGGCTCTTGTTCTTCGTCCACAACGATGAGCCGCACGTCGGGCAGCGGCGCGAACACCGCCGACCGCGCGCCGACGACGACGTCGAGCGCACCGTCCGCGGCGGCCTGCCAGACGCGATTGCGTTCGGCTGCAGACAAGCCGCTGTGCAACACGCCGACCCGGTCCCCGAATGCGGCGGAAAAACGCGCCGCGGTCTGCGGCGTCAGTGAGATCTCCGGCACGAGGACTATGGAGCGCCCGCCGCGCGCCCGCACGCGATCGACGAGCTGCGCGTAGATATGCGTTTTTCCCGAACCGGTCACGCCGTGGAGCAACGCGACGGCAGTGCCGGCGCGCGCAGCGGCGTCGATTCGTTCGATCGCATCGGCTTGTCCGGCCGTGCTCGCAAACCCGCCGGTGATCGCGGTGACGACCGCCCGATCGCGCGCTTGAAACGCTTCGATGCGGACCATGCCCGAACGTTCGGCGCGCTTGATCGTGTCGGCCGTGACGGCCGCACGTCGCCTTGCGTCCGCGGCCGGCAGCGATCCGTCCGATGCGAGCAGGGCGTCGGCTAGTCTGCGCTGCGCGGGCCCTTTTGCCAGCGACGCATCCGCGATCACAACCCGCGACGGGACGCGCGAGGTCCGTGGCGCGCCGCGTTGCAGTGCCTCGCGGCGCTCCAAGACATTCGAAGCGATCAAGCGGCCGAGTTCGCGCCGCAGGGCCGCGAGCGTGGTCTTCAGCCGTGCGCGTTTGAGCGCGCGGGCCGCCGTCACAAGGGTGAACGGCGATTCGCCGGCGGCGCGAGCGAGCGTCGTCGCGAACCCGTCTTCGGCGTGAGGCGCCGCCACGAAGACGTACCGGCGGTGAGCGGCGGCGTTCGTCGAGCGCGGCGCGGCGGTCAACAGCGCTTCGCGATACGTGCATACGAATCGGTATCGCAACCACGCAGCGAGCTCGATCGCCGAGGGGTCGAGCGTGGGCGCGTCGGCGTCGATTCCCTCCAACGCCTTGACGGCGTCGTTCGCAACGTCGCCGGCCGCCGCGGGTCCGACGACCCAGCCGTCGACCGCGCGGTTTCCGAGCGGCACGCGGACGCGTGCGCCGAGCTCGACGCCGTCGCCGGCATCGTACGTAAATGCGCCGTCAAGGCGTCCGGTGGGGACGTCGACGACCACCTCGACAAGGCCCCGAAGTGTCACCCCGCGCGTTCGCCCTCGC encodes:
- the priA gene encoding primosomal protein N', which translates into the protein MTLRGLVEVVVDVPTGRLDGAFTYDAGDGVELGARVRVPLGNRAVDGWVVGPAAAGDVANDAVKALEGIDADAPTLDPSAIELAAWLRYRFVCTYREALLTAAPRSTNAAAHRRYVFVAAPHAEDGFATTLARAAGESPFTLVTAARALKRARLKTTLAALRRELGRLIASNVLERREALQRGAPRTSRVPSRVVIADASLAKGPAQRRLADALLASDGSLPAADARRRAAVTADTIKRAERSGMVRIEAFQARDRAVVTAITGGFASTAGQADAIERIDAAARAGTAVALLHGVTGSGKTHIYAQLVDRVRARGGRSIVLVPEISLTPQTAARFSAAFGDRVGVLHSGLSAAERNRVWQAAADGALDVVVGARSAVFAPLPDVRLIVVDEEQEPSYKQDVAPRYDAQAVARRRMLVAGGTVVFGSATPSLEIYNEALEGSILHVRLAERATSAPLPPVEIVDMTAERGERARRPLGPTLVAAVDAALRRGEKALLFVNRRGYAGLLLCRACGFAPRCRRCAISLVVHSADGSLRCHVCGAAYRVPEDCPKCLAHELRPFGYGTQRVEEEVRALFPAARVVRMDADTTGTRGAHGRLLHSFGDDGDILIGTQMIAKGLDFPTVTVVGVISADVDLHRPDFRAAERTFALLTQVAGRAGRVSPGSSVIVQTYSPEHYAVTHAARHDYDAFAKQELALRRELSYPPFGRLAYIGVAGVDAAAAEKAAAHLAGALVSDFPGVQVLGPAPDPLPKARGEYRLRIALKSASEERLLDAAHAAHDARPQGDVRVTVTVDPR
- the rpsT gene encoding 30S ribosomal protein S20; this translates as MPNIKAAIKWTRASEKRRKRNLSAKTKLKTLVKKAGAETADAETVKTASSALDKAAARGIIHKNKAARQKSRMAKKTTKKA